TTGACTTTGCCGTCGACACACCCACCAACGTAACTATCgaaaatatcaactttctcatcattgattattatttcttcaattttcGAACCTTCCCCGTGTGGGTTATAATCAAGACCAAATCGATCAACGATATAATCTAATCCAACATCCTTCAAGATTCCTTTGATCTTAGAGTCATCATCGCCTCTTTTAATACACACTTTCCAAGATAATGGATAAATGACTTGATCTCTTAATGAACCATTAACGAAATATTGTTTCTGGGATACATAGAAAATATCCGAGTTTGCTGGTTTACTCAACAAACCATTTGAGAACAATGGCCATAGTTCCGAGATGATCCTAATAATTGAGGTCTTACCACATCCATTTTTACCATGGATTATTAAGTTTTCCCCTTGtaagattttgaaattcaagtttCTCAATATTGGGGTACCAAGCGGCCCTTTGATCGAAGGGGGGACAATATCAATATGTTCAAACCTTAAACCAGGGaaattcttttgaattgtACCACTTTCAATGATTGAACCTGCAGCTTGATTTAGGTAACCTCTAAGTTTTGATTTGGAAGCAAATGAGGATATGTTATAGGTTGAACCAAAACCTCCATTCGGCCGGTACCTAGTGCTATCAAAATACCCATACATAAAGTTGCTATCATGGACTTGATGCAAATTAACCAACATTGTGAAAATCCGGTCAGTTAAACCGTTAAGTTTTGAGATATCTTTGATTGAATACATCAATCTGGAACCTGCATCTGCCATGGCTAGAATCAAACGTTTGTTAACCGTAAATGACTtgatatttgaagaagcaagGGAAGTTGCGTCTGTATTATCAAATAGTATAGGTAAGCTAGCAAAGAAGTAACCAAATGCGGGCCAAACTGATTTAAGTATGTAGTCTTCTAGCAATTGATACTTGAATCTAATCTTAGTTTCAAAGCTCAAATGTGACATCAATTTATTAAAGATTTCCTCAACTTTTAGTCTTTCAAAAGCAACACCTTTGTAGAATGAGATTTCTTCACAATTATTCATTAAATTTAAGTTGTAGTTGTAATAGATACCTTCTAAAAAGCttcttattttccaaattttggagaaattaGGAGAGTAATTTCTTAAAATCAATCCCGTAATAAAGTAGTTTAATAGAATACCAGTGATACCTAAACTTCCAATATTATCTCTCAAATAAAcagcaaagaaaattaaatCAACGGCAGGTTTTCCAACATCCGTGAATACATTCATTAGCGATTCTGTAAATCGTTTTATATCTTGCGTGACATATTGACTGAAGCTTTCTGGATCTAATTTGTATTCACTTAGAGGTTCGTTGGTATTGAACTGTAATTTATAATAAACCAACTTGGAATCCATATACAAGTCATGACAATATCTGACTAAATTTGTCCTAAAGTTTAAAGCAATTCGCTTTGATAGATATTTTATAGCAGCATTGATATACGAAGCGGGGACGGCAAATAAAAACCAATAAACCAAATCtctcaaaaaatatttcacATTGAAGCTCATCAAGTCTTTTGTTATTTGACCATCCAATTTAGTCACTAATAATGTCAACCATGTTCTTGCTATAAGAAATGAGACTTGAAAGACCAACAAGTAAGAATTTTTGTCAAAAACCTTTGGAACAAGTATTAAGTTCCAAATAATTGACAATTTCTCAAAGAACTGCACCTTGATCACAGAAGATTGTTTTGAAACTTCATGGTccttcatgaattttttgaagatCAATTTATCACGCTCATATTTATCGGAATTGGGTAAGGACAATTTGACTTCAATAGTTCTATTTTTATATGGCACATTGATAATTCTCTTATTCGCTTGTAAGTTGGAATTTGCAAAGGGTAATAATGACGATCTAAAATTAAGAAACGATTTTGAGGGACTTGGTTGTCTCTGTGATAGAGGCCTATTTTGCTTAAGTTTTGAGCGTAATAAGTGgaacaaacaaaccaacTGATAAGAGGTAAAAGAACCAAATGTGAATATAATGGTCAAGAAAAATAACCATACAGGCTTTGCATTTGGATTAATATTTAAGAACTTGAGGACTTGAATATACCTCTTCCAAAGGCGTTTCTCATGTTTCACCTCATGTAAGATAAGCTCACGAATACGTTTTGAGTTTATCAGTACAAACTGTAATGCTTGCAACATGTTTTTAATAAAAGTGTGAGTTGCATACATATCATTGTAGATATAATATTGAGCTACTTTATCAGGATTGTAAGGATGCAagtatatacatatatacGTCAATTACGTATTTAATCTTTTGGTCATTCTACTGATCTCCTGCTGGCACTCTTTCAGGTGTTCTTccattcaaaaaaaaaaagagactCCGAAACGTGGAAAGGCAGCCATACCAACGTTTGAACAGCCCTTCTCCGTGTGGGGTATTCTGCCGGGGGAAGGCGGAGGACAGTTTCATGTGGGGATTCCTCCGAGAGCATGGAATTCTAGGCTGAGCCTTCCAAAGAGTGTTGAGCGCGAAAGCCAAGGggagagaaaagaaaaaaaaaaaaaccccCAAAAGCTCCTTTCCCGATATCGGCcatcaatttttgaaaaaaaagtgagAAATCCCTTACTCCCCCCCCCACTTCACCCACTAAGGATATGCCACTTTGGGAAAAGGCCATGCCATGTGAAACGAGCCAATAACAGTTGCCGCGAAACAAATATTACCCTTCCAAGAATGGGAGAGTCATTGATTATATATTATTTGTACATCCTGAGGTTGGTATTTCTCTAAGCATCAATCTGTTCTTCTTATACGACTAATTGGTCAACGAAACACATCTATTACATACAATGTTCACACGTATATCATTGCAAAGACAAGTACCACGGTTGGCATTCAATAACTACCGCTTATTGAATACGTCGTCCGCCTCAAAATTACCTCTGTTAAACGTCAACCTGGCGCCAAAAACTCATAACCCGAATTCTATCTCATTCACTTCTTCAGATTCTTCTCAGCTGCATCCGCAACCACAGTTAcaatcatcttcaaaaaagtGGTCGAGACACGTTATTAAATCTAGTCAGGAATTAAATGATGAGCTAGATCAACAAGCAAAGGAGGAGGATACAAAGAAACTAGCGCATCCTACGACAGGCAAGAAAActagaaagagaaggacGTTGAAACCTTTAAAAGCTCCAATTACATTGACTGAAAATGCCAAGGTTCATTTACGTGCTTTAAACGATGGTCCTGAACCTAAATTGATTAGAATATCCGTCAAAAATAGAGGATGTTCTGGTTTAACCTACCACCTAGAATACATTGACAAACCAGATAAATTCGATGAAATAGTTGAACAAGATGGTATCAAAGTAGTGATTGATTCTAAGGCTTTATTCAGTATAATAGGTTCAGAAATGGATTGGGTTGACAATAAGTTGAGTTCtaaatttgttttcaagaatCCAAATTCGAAAGGGACATGTGGTTGCGGTGAATCTTTTATGGTATGATGACTCTTGTTCAAGAGTGAAACAAAAtgtctttgattttctaGTTCTATAAATACCCAGTTCACCTTCAGGATTTCTCTAATAATTTATTCATATTAATTCTTttctaaaacattattTAATTATTCTATTTATAACGAACTCCACCACATCGCATCAATAAACATTCTTTAATAAACTTCTTCCTTTccatcaaataaaatatattaAATCTCATGTTTACATAAATCTGCAATTATATAGAGGAACTCAACTATAGTATTTACAGTGGTGAAGTTTCCCTCTTCAACCAGTTCCATTCATAagattttttctccaacttAGGCGAGAACAATTCCCAAATATCACGATGATAGTCATtaatccattttttttcatcatcgcTCAGTAGTTTGACATCGATTAATTTCTTACAATATGGTACTTTGGTAGTAGTCACAAATTCCAACCACCcctccttttctttaacTTCTCGCAAATAAACCATATTCTCGATTCTGATACCATACTCTCCAGGTTTGTAGTATCCTGGCTCATTACTGACTAAGTGTCCAGCCTTGattgtatttttattaCAATATGGACGGAATCCAATACCAACCCCCGCACTATGAACAGGCCCATATGAGTCCACTCCATGTCCAGTACCATGCATATAGTCTAAGCCCTTACTCCATAGGAATTGTCTGGCAATACAGTCAATTTGGTATCCTGTAACTCTGTCATTCGGTATTACCAATCTAGCCAATGCTATATGACCTTTTAAAACTAATGTGTAATTCTCAATCTCTTCACAGCTTGGTTCTCCAAAATGTAGCGTACGGGTTGTGTCTGTGGTACCGTTGAGAAATTGTGAACCCGAATCACAAAGATAGATCTTATTTGGATTGATTAAACTTGAACCGACAGCGGGTGGCGAATAGTGGATAATGGCTGCATTAGAGCCGGTGGAAGAAATTGTCTCAAAAGATAAACCTCTGAAATTTGATAACTCTTCTCTGATCTTCAATAGTTCCATTGCTGCTTCATGTTCTGTGATAAATGAGCTCTTGTCAACCAACTCTTTCTCAAGCCATgcaaaatatttgattAATGCATAACCATCACTAATCTGAGCTTCGGTTTGGCCCTTTAGTTCAACATCGTTCTTGATTTCcttcattgattttattggCGATTCAATCATCGTGAAATTTCTTGCAATAATACAATTGACCATTTTCCAGGTTGCCTCTTCAGTTAATAAaagtttcttcttcagattATGTAATTCAGTGGCGATTTTTCTGATGTCATACCAAACTTCGTCATAGAGTTTCAAGTTACagttgatttcttttaaatAGTCTTGCAAACCATCAAACCTTTCATGTTTATCAGTATATAAGGTTAGATTATCCTTACCATTGATAATCAAATAAGAATAAAACAGCGGATTATACTCAATATCGTTACCTCTCAAATTTAATAGCCATGCAATTTCATCCAATGCACTAACAATTAATGTGGACGACCCATTCTTTGTCATGTAATCATCAAATAATCTATTAATTTTACTAGTTGTTGTTTCACCGGTGTACTTATCATCCAGTTTGAAAATAGGTTTGAATTCTCTAGCAGGAACAGCCTCAAAATCATTCCAGATTTTGTCAACTAAATTCCCTCTGACCGGTATCAATTTGATCTGATATTTCtcgttttccttttgtttctcttcaattaaCCTTTGGATATGTTGGACAGAACTGTAAGTAATTAGCCTTGGATCAATACCGATGTTAACAACAGAACCAGAATCTAATGATAACGAAGCTGCATGGTCTATTGCAGACTGCTCCCAGCTAGGTACTCCTGGTGtgttcatcttcaacaaagtCCAATTAAAATCAAGTTCGTTTGCAGCTTGGGTGAAGTATCTACCATCAGTGGCTAGTAAGGCCAAACCTTCAGGTGTTTCGTTCATACTCGTAAGTTCCCTTGTAATGACGGCGACACCAGCTGACCCACTAAATCCAGAAATAAAAGCTCTACGTTGATCAACAGGTGACGTGTACTCAGATTGATGGGCATCCTCTGATGGTACAATATAGACGCCCAAATTAGATTCCTTCATCAAGTTTCTGATCTTTTCCAACCTCAAGCTGGTATTCATATCCTGAACAACTTTACATAGGTTGTCTTCGCTCGTGACTTCGTCAATTACTGGTGAGCGATATCTGCCGGGCGAAGAAGGTGCACTTGAACCTGGACTACCATGTCCATGACCATGTCTATGTGAGGGAGAAACACTGGAACTAGACATCATGCGTCTTAGATACATTGAAGACCGTCTATTTCTGGATAATAAACCTGGAGAACACGTACA
The window above is part of the Pichia kudriavzevii chromosome 1, complete sequence genome. Proteins encoded here:
- a CDS encoding uncharacterized protein (PKUD0A00380; similar to Saccharomyces cerevisiae YPL147W (PXA1); ancestral locus Anc_8.661), whose protein sequence is MYATHTFIKNMLQALQFVLINSKRIRELILHEVKHEKRLWKRYIQVLKFLNINPNAKPVWLFFLTIIFTFGSFTSYQLVCLFHLLRSKLKQNRPLSQRQPSPSKSFLNFRSSLLPFANSNLQANKRIINVPYKNRTIEVKLSLPNSDKYERDKLIFKKFMKDHEVSKQSSVIKVQFFEKLSIIWNLILVPKVFDKNSYLLVFQVSFLIARTWLTLLVTKLDGQITKDLMSFNVKYFLRDLVYWFLFAVPASYINAAIKYLSKRIALNFRTNLVRYCHDLYMDSKLVYYKLQFNTNEPLSEYKLDPESFSQYVTQDIKRFTESLMNVFTDVGKPAVDLIFFAVYLRDNIGSLGITGILLNYFITGLILRNYSPNFSKIWKIRSFLEGIYYNYNLNLMNNCEEISFYKGVAFERLKVEEIFNKLMSHLSFETKIRFKYQLLEDYILKSVWPAFGYFFASLPILFDNTDATSLASSNIKSFTVNKRLILAMADAGSRLMYSIKDISKLNGLTDRIFTMLVNLHQVHDSNFMYGYFDSTRYRPNGGFGSTYNISSFASKSKLRGYLNQAAGSIIESGTIQKNFPGLRFEHIDIVPPSIKGPLGTPILRNLNFKILQGENLIIHGKNGCGKTSIIRIISELWPLFSNGLLSKPANSDIFYVSQKQYFVNGSLRDQVIYPLSWKVCIKRGDDDSKIKGILKDVGLDYIVDRFGLDYNPHGEGSKIEEIIINDEKVDIFDSYVGGCVDGKVNWDNLLSGGERQKLIFARVLFHNKKLVVLDEPTSAISFDFEDILFDMLKKRGFTLVTISNREGLIKYHDYILRLEKNDSENADPNVSDGIFSKIDEEYLRKFETIDNEIEYLQQEIQKIDEMKSRKFKLIELLDGAEDGESPVMIEQHA
- a CDS encoding uncharacterized protein (PKUD0A00390; similar to Saccharomyces cerevisiae YLL027W (ISA1); ancestral locus Anc_4.31), whose protein sequence is MFTRISLQRQVPRLAFNNYRLLNTSSASKLPLLNVNLAPKTHNPNSISFTSSDSSQLHPQPQLQSSSKKWSRHVIKSSQELNDELDQQAKEEDTKKLAHPTTGKKTRKRRTLKPLKAPITLTENAKVHLRALNDGPEPKLIRISVKNRGCSGLTYHLEYIDKPDKFDEIVEQDGIKVVIDSKALFSIIGSEMDWVDNKLSSKFVFKNPNSKGTCGCGESFMV
- a CDS encoding uncharacterized protein (PKUD0A00400; similar to Saccharomyces cerevisiae YLL029W (FRA1); ancestral locus Anc_4.29), with product MSNRQNNPVNMAKPSMFSLLSRNGIAGATTIREASQGLRFPNSNGRCNDCTCSPGLLSRNRRSSMYLRRMMSSSSVSPSHRHGHGHGSPGSSAPSSPGRYRSPVIDEVTSEDNLCKVVQDMNTSLRLEKIRNLMKESNLGVYIVPSEDAHQSEYTSPVDQRRAFISGFSGSAGVAVITRELTSMNETPEGLALLATDGRYFTQAANELDFNWTLLKMNTPGVPSWEQSAIDHAASLSLDSGSVVNIGIDPRLITYSSVQHIQRLIEEKQKENEKYQIKLIPVRGNLVDKIWNDFEAVPAREFKPIFKLDDKYTGETTTSKINRLFDDYMTKNGSSTLIVSALDEIAWLLNLRGNDIEYNPLFYSYLIINGKDNLTLYTDKHERFDGLQDYLKEINCNLKLYDEVWYDIRKIATELHNLKKKLLLTEEATWKMVNCIIARNFTMIESPIKSMKEIKNDVELKGQTEAQISDGYALIKYFAWLEKELVDKSSFITEHEAAMELLKIREELSNFRGLSFETISSTGSNAAIIHYSPPAVGSSLINPNKIYLCDSGSQFLNGTTDTTRTLHFGEPSCEEIENYTLVLKGHIALARLVIPNDRVTGYQIDCIARQFLWSKGLDYMHGTGHGVDSYGPVHSAGVGIGFRPYCNKNTIKAGHLVSNEPGYYKPGEYGIRIENMVYLREVKEKEGWLEFVTTTKVPYCKKLIDVKLLSDDEKKWINDYHRDIWELFSPKLEKKSYEWNWLKRETSPL